The following coding sequences lie in one Zingiber officinale cultivar Zhangliang chromosome 2B, Zo_v1.1, whole genome shotgun sequence genomic window:
- the LOC122046434 gene encoding uncharacterized protein LOC122046434, with translation MRFFLLLFLWLLALAGLAVATESGSAYEVLRSHGLPIGLLPKGVRDFAVDDDGRFEAQLEAPCVAKFESEMRYNASVAGTISSGQIAGLSGVAAQDLFLWFPVRAIRLDNQTSGIIHFDVGVVDKRFPLSLFESPPDCSPDSSQIQSGKRSYQLEDQDASI, from the exons ATGcgcttcttcttgttgttgttcttgtGGTTGCTCGCCCTCGCCGGGCTGGCGGTGGCGACGGAGTCTGGCAGCGCCTACGAAGTGCTCCGATCCCATGGGCTGCCCATCGGGCTCCTGCCCAAGGGCGTGCGGGACTTCGCCGTCGACGACGACGGGCGGTTCGAGGCGCAGCTGGAGGCTCCGTGCGTCGCCAAGTTCGAGAGCGAGATGCGGTACAACGCTAGCGTCGCCGGTACCATCTCGTCCGGCCAGATCGCCGGCCTCAGCGGCGTCGCCGCCCAGGACCTCTTCCTGTGGTTCCCCGTCCGCGCCATCCGCCTCGACAACCAGACCTCCGGAATCATCCACTTCGACGTCGGCGTCGTCGACAAGCGCTTCCCCCTCTCCCTCTTCGAGTCCCCTCCGGACTGCTCCCCCGACTCCTCTCAG ATCCAATCGGGCAAGCGAAGCTACCAACTCGAAGACCAAGACGCCTCCATCTGA